Proteins from one Balaenoptera musculus isolate JJ_BM4_2016_0621 chromosome 7, mBalMus1.pri.v3, whole genome shotgun sequence genomic window:
- the OTOS gene encoding otospiralin: MKTCLVPGLALCLLLGPLAGAKPVPEEGDPYAELPAMPYWPFSTSDFWNYVQHFQALGAYPQLEDMARTFFAHFPLGTTLGFHVPYREE; the protein is encoded by the exons ATGAAGACCTGCCTGGTGCCCGGGCTGGCCCTCTGCCTCCTCCTGGGGCCTCTGGCAG GGGCCAAGCCGGTGCCGGAGGAAGGAG ACCCCTACGCGGAGCTGCCGGCCATGCCCTACTGGCCTTTCTCCACGTCCGACTTCTGGAACTACGTGCAACACTTCCAGGCCCTGGGGGCCTACCCCCAGCTGGAGGACATGGCCCGCACCTTCTTCGCCCACTTCCCGCTGGGGACCACCCTGGGCTTCCACGTCCCCTACAGGGAGGAGTGA
- the COPS9 gene encoding COP9 signalosome complex subunit 9, producing MKPAVDEMFPEGAGPYVDLDEAGGSTGLLMDLAANEKAVHADFFNDFEDLFDDDDIQ from the exons ATGAAGCCGGCGGTGGACGAGATGTTTCCCGAGGGCGCGGGACCCTACGTGGATCTGGACGAG gCAGGAGGCAGCACCGGGCTCCTGATGGACTTGGCAGCCAATGAAAAGGCAGTTCACGCAGACTTTTTTAACG ATTTTGAAGATCTCTTTGATGACGATGATATCCAGTGA